The window GGCACCCGGACTGGTTCAGCACATTTTCGGAATGGGCGAACAGGATCCGATATTATTCGGTGTGGCCGCGAGTATCTGGTTCGCGTTCGGTGTCATGTCCGTTTTCGGGTTGAAAGAGCCCCTGAAGTTCCTGCCGATTCTCTGTATGCAACTCACGTATAAGACAGCCTGGTTTGTAGGTGTTGTCATTCCGCTGATCGCTACTGGACGTTTTCCGGGTTACGCCGGATTTATTGTCGTTATTATGGTGAGCTATATAATCGGCGATTTGATTGCCATCCCGTTCCGCCATTTGTTCGCAGGAGAAATGCGTGAATAAACCGCTCCCTTTGAAATCGCTAATCCGGTTATAATAAAAGCTAACAAAAGTTTTTTTTGAAGATCGCGGCCCGTGCAGCAATTTCATGGACGACATCTTCCACATCTGCCGGGTGTTTTCCATCGACATGATCTGGGTGGCCGGCCACATCGGCTGCAAAAACACCCAGGCCTTAAACGGCATGCTCCGGGAGCTGTGCCGGCAGGCCAACATTCCGCTGCTGATCATCAACTACGACCTGATGGATCCGCGCATCGTCACCCACGACGGGATCAAGGAGCAGGTGAACCATTTCATGGAAACCGTCATGAAGGCGGAGCGGCTGGCCCCCTGACGCTGCCCGCTGCCGCACACCCGGCCGGATCAGGACGGGAATGATGGCGTAAGCCGGAAGTAATTCGTTCCTTTGTAAAAGGCCGGCCTTGTGTCACCATTTTTTTCTGAAGATATAATACAGGCTCCGCCAGGCGGAGCGACGGAACATCAGGGAAAAGTTGATGGCCAGATTTTTTATGGATTTCAGAAACAGGAGGCCCATATTCCGGCCGGGAAGCGCCGTCACGAAATGTTCCGTCCCTATGATTTGAAAATAGCTCTTTTTGGGGAATTCCTTCAGATCCACCGGAGAAAAAGAGCTGACGATGTTCAGCAAAAAGTAAAATTTCTCCCCAAACTTCGCGAACCAGGGAATCAGCGCATCCAAAAGGGGGGTGCCGATCTTTCCGGAATACCCGATGGAAAAAAAACGCCGTTCGGGTTGATCATAAGGGGCCAGTTCCCGGCCCTGATTCTTTATCCCTCCCCTTAGAGGGATTTTCCTGATATCCGGTTCCCCGAATGTCCTGGCCATGAGCCAGTAGGGGAAATTGACCCGGCGCATGCTTTCGGACACGCCCATTTTGATCATGCCGACGCGCTCAACCCGCATGAGATCTTCCCCGGCGATAATGGTCCCGGTTTCCCGGCGTGCGCCCAGGTTCACCCGGAGAACCCCGGGCAGGGGGAGCGGGGTCCCGCAGAAGGAGCCGTATCCCATAAACCGGCAGGGATTGGGGATTTCCCATCGGGCGCTTTTAAATCCCATCAGGCCATCCAGGCTGGTCCAGGCGTCCACAATGGTGAAAATAGCGCTGTTGCTCACGTAGGGAAGGTCCGGGTTGGTGATGGTCGGCATCAGGGCGTGGTTGATGGACGCGTTCCACCGGCCGTGATATTTGGCGTACTTGTCCTGTTCCCAGGTAAGCCCGAAACAGTTCTTGATCCCCAGGGTCACCAGGGAGGCAATATGGGTCTTGCTCTTGGCGAAACTCACCAGTACGTCGATTTCGCGGAGCGCGGAACTGAGCTTGTGCGGCCCCATGAAAGGGCTGTCATACACGATCGGAGCGGCCAGGGTCAGGTCCGTGAATGTGCTGGTATAGCCCGCCGCCCGCGCTACCTGGCTGACAAGCCGGTTTTCATACCAGTTGGAATAAACATTCTGGGATTCCACCAGCGCGACACGGGTATAACCTTCTCCCCGCAGCCTGGCAAGAAGGTGCTCCACCAGTTCGGGGTCGGTGATAACGTCCATCTCCTTTCGGGAAACGAACATCATCAGATTGGGCTTGACGGCGATGCGGAGTTCCGCCTTCTCTTTGCCCGCGGCCTGACGTTTTCTCTGCAGGAAAGGGAAGAATTCGGATTTTTCCAGGGCTTCGTCCAGGGCCGAAAACTTGTCTCCGGCTTCCACCACTGCCACCGGGGAATCAACCGCGTGGATGTATCGGATCTTTCTGCTGGTGCCGGTCATGGATTCGGATCCTTCGAGGCCGCTCTTCCCGTTTTCCTGTCCTACAAAGAAGGATAAGAAGTTTTTTTCGGTAGATACTTATAGCAAGGCGGGCCTTGCGTATCAACGTTTTTGTGGCCACCATATACTGATATATTTCAGATGCGATTCGGCGGGGATTTCGAGAAAGGCAAAAAGACAGGGAGAAACCTTTAGAATGCTCCTGGCCCTGGAACAAACCCGGACGGCTGAACCCGAAATCAAAATTGTACCCGGAATCCCGGAGCCGGTGGCGCGTCCGTCACTGTTTACTCCGAGAAAGTCTCCTTCATCAGCAGGGTGCAGCCCAGAGCCGCCAGCGCCGAGACAAACAGGACCAGCAGCAGCAGGCTATAGCCTTCGACCGCGTATCCGCCATCCGGTGACGGGAAACGGTCCAGGATCCGTCCCATCAGGGGCATGTAAACCGCGCCGCCCAGGAACGGGAAAAGGTTGACCGCGCCCACCGAGGTGCCGGCGATGGAGACCGGGAAAAGCTCCTTGGTGGTGGTAAAGCCCATGATGACGATGGACGAGGAGAAAATCGAAAAGGTGAAGAAGGCCAGATACAGCACCGGCCGGGGCAGGCCGGCGGGATGCAG of the Thermodesulfobacteriota bacterium genome contains:
- a CDS encoding 2-hydroxyacyl-CoA dehydratase family protein, whose translation is MDDIFHICRVFSIDMIWVAGHIGCKNTQALNGMLRELCRQANIPLLIINYDLMDPRIVTHDGIKEQVNHFMETVMKAERLAP
- a CDS encoding DUF362 domain-containing protein translates to MTGTSRKIRYIHAVDSPVAVVEAGDKFSALDEALEKSEFFPFLQRKRQAAGKEKAELRIAVKPNLMMFVSRKEMDVITDPELVEHLLARLRGEGYTRVALVESQNVYSNWYENRLVSQVARAAGYTSTFTDLTLAAPIVYDSPFMGPHKLSSALREIDVLVSFAKSKTHIASLVTLGIKNCFGLTWEQDKYAKYHGRWNASINHALMPTITNPDLPYVSNSAIFTIVDAWTSLDGLMGFKSARWEIPNPCRFMGYGSFCGTPLPLPGVLRVNLGARRETGTIIAGEDLMRVERVGMIKMGVSESMRRVNFPYWLMARTFGEPDIRKIPLRGGIKNQGRELAPYDQPERRFFSIGYSGKIGTPLLDALIPWFAKFGEKFYFLLNIVSSFSPVDLKEFPKKSYFQIIGTEHFVTALPGRNMGLLFLKSIKNLAINFSLMFRRSAWRSLYYIFRKKW